One Fontisphaera persica DNA window includes the following coding sequences:
- a CDS encoding GEVED domain-containing protein: protein MNAKLFLWTRVRPWLWAGLVTVLMGPGLAWSQTAQRDYGDAPAPYPTKIEHNGARHTLGSIRMGDLVDVDLDGQPDPDALGDDNQPDPERDDEDGVTFLTALIPGQTARVQVVVRGTAQLGFLYVWVDFGGDGSWAEAGDQVFNEQSVNLGTNVLTFPVPAAAKTGVTFARFRISAERGQLSFAGVASTGEVEDYKVVIQEEQLDFGDAPNSYSTTLSSEGPRHVAVGPILGFRRDVEADGQPSPEAMADDKFPLGQPADEDGVFFPEPLVPGRGVSIEVVVSGNFERARLDAWMDFGRDGTFLEPADQIFEDVPVFRGTNHLTFLIPAGASPGETFARFRLSERGKLSFRGLEGSGEVEDYQVTLVQEFDFGDAPAPYPTLLRNNGARHLFNADIFLGYQIDAEPDGQPTPQADGDDVNPSTSPDEDGVIFTSAVVPGRQATVQVVASTRGRLYAWIDFNRNGSWADPGEQVFNGELLSPGWQILTFDVPENAVLGDTFSRWRFTVQGGALSFTGPAPDGEVEDHQVKIIPDRERCDLGCEGREFWLTFPGNYAPDPDNPTRPSLAIQGAAGTTGMVSVAALGISLPYVIPTSFVARVTLPTAVDLGNLQDGITNLGIRVTANRDVRVTAFNHARYTTDSYQGLNTTVLGTEYVVMAYGNVHAGVPFLNGSQFAIAGAHSNTVVTITPKVTVGTRLAGVPYQITLQPGQVYQLRATRDAPADLTGTLIKADKPVAVFAGHHCANVPSDQVWFCDYVVEQLLPVNNWGDTFYVAPLATRSNGDILRILAAQDGTEVYVNGLLAANLNRGQFHQRLLTVPSEITSSKPVLLAQYATSSDFDGNPQADPFMVQVQATRHYSSAYIFVTPTNDFPVNYVQIMIYAYGTNSVLLDGVLVNPSLFQPIGSTFMAVANVPVTPGRHIIGAEISFGITVYGWGTYDSYGHPGCYYLGDVMEPEVTPPFTTFTANVAQNPNAPGMAAVPNIAGQTTARDNCGQENPMPEQSIPAGTLLGPGLYTVNVAVADYHGNVGMVPVNVKIIDPSPVNIQCPPNLTVPCQNGQGAVVHFNVTASTTYETNVAVVSTPPSGSFFPVGTTVVTNVATSLAGNTATCTFTVTVTCEQKVTAALSRTGIYLNWGRMGSLEYSANPTGPWFTVAPNTNQFLAPTTGPRGFYRVRYTEP from the coding sequence ATGAATGCAAAGTTGTTTCTTTGGACCCGTGTCCGCCCGTGGCTCTGGGCCGGGCTGGTCACGGTGCTGATGGGGCCGGGGCTGGCATGGAGCCAGACGGCCCAGCGCGATTATGGGGACGCTCCCGCCCCCTATCCCACCAAAATTGAACACAATGGGGCGCGGCACACGTTGGGTTCCATTCGCATGGGCGACTTGGTGGATGTGGATCTGGACGGCCAACCGGACCCCGATGCCTTGGGTGATGACAACCAGCCGGACCCTGAGCGCGATGATGAAGACGGCGTCACGTTTCTGACCGCCCTGATTCCGGGCCAGACCGCCCGCGTGCAGGTGGTGGTGCGGGGCACGGCGCAGTTGGGATTTCTTTATGTGTGGGTGGATTTTGGTGGAGATGGCTCCTGGGCCGAAGCCGGGGACCAGGTCTTTAATGAACAGTCGGTGAACCTGGGGACCAATGTGCTCACCTTCCCGGTGCCGGCCGCCGCCAAAACGGGGGTCACCTTTGCGCGGTTTCGTATCAGCGCCGAGCGCGGACAGTTGAGCTTTGCCGGCGTGGCCAGCACGGGCGAGGTCGAGGACTACAAAGTGGTGATTCAGGAGGAACAACTGGACTTCGGGGACGCTCCCAATAGCTACTCCACCACCTTGAGCAGCGAGGGGCCGCGCCATGTGGCGGTGGGCCCCATCCTTGGCTTCCGGCGGGATGTGGAGGCCGACGGACAGCCCAGTCCCGAGGCAATGGCCGACGACAAGTTTCCGCTGGGCCAGCCCGCGGATGAAGATGGTGTCTTTTTCCCGGAGCCTTTGGTGCCGGGCCGCGGCGTGAGCATAGAGGTGGTCGTCAGCGGCAACTTCGAGCGCGCCCGGCTCGACGCCTGGATGGATTTTGGCCGGGACGGCACCTTCCTTGAGCCGGCCGACCAGATTTTTGAAGATGTGCCCGTGTTCCGCGGCACCAACCACCTGACCTTCCTGATTCCTGCCGGGGCGTCGCCGGGCGAAACCTTCGCCCGTTTCCGGCTCAGCGAGCGGGGCAAACTCTCCTTCCGCGGGCTCGAGGGCAGCGGCGAGGTGGAAGATTATCAGGTGACGTTGGTGCAGGAGTTCGACTTCGGTGATGCGCCGGCGCCGTATCCCACCCTGCTGCGCAACAACGGCGCGCGCCATTTGTTCAACGCCGACATTTTTTTAGGCTATCAGATTGATGCCGAGCCGGACGGCCAGCCCACCCCACAGGCGGACGGCGATGATGTGAACCCCTCCACCTCCCCTGACGAGGACGGCGTAATCTTCACCAGCGCGGTGGTGCCCGGCCGGCAGGCCACGGTGCAGGTGGTGGCCAGCACGCGCGGGCGGTTGTATGCGTGGATTGATTTCAACCGCAACGGCAGTTGGGCTGACCCGGGCGAGCAGGTTTTCAATGGCGAATTGTTAAGCCCGGGCTGGCAGATTCTGACCTTTGACGTCCCGGAAAACGCCGTCCTCGGCGACACCTTCAGCCGCTGGCGGTTCACTGTGCAGGGCGGCGCGTTGTCGTTCACCGGCCCGGCGCCAGACGGCGAGGTGGAAGACCATCAAGTGAAGATTATTCCCGACCGCGAGCGGTGCGATTTGGGCTGCGAAGGCCGCGAGTTCTGGCTGACCTTCCCCGGCAACTACGCGCCGGACCCGGACAATCCCACTCGGCCCTCGCTGGCCATTCAAGGGGCGGCAGGCACCACGGGCATGGTCAGTGTGGCGGCGCTGGGGATTTCACTGCCCTACGTTATTCCGACCAGTTTTGTGGCGCGCGTTACCCTGCCCACGGCGGTGGATTTGGGCAACCTCCAGGATGGCATCACCAATCTGGGGATTCGCGTCACGGCCAATCGAGACGTGCGCGTGACGGCCTTCAATCATGCCCGCTACACCACCGACAGCTATCAGGGCTTGAACACCACGGTCCTGGGCACGGAGTATGTCGTAATGGCCTATGGCAACGTGCACGCAGGCGTGCCCTTCTTGAATGGCAGCCAGTTTGCCATCGCCGGCGCGCACAGCAACACGGTGGTCACCATCACGCCCAAGGTCACCGTGGGCACCCGCCTGGCCGGCGTGCCGTATCAAATCACCCTGCAGCCGGGGCAGGTCTATCAACTGCGCGCCACGCGCGATGCGCCGGCAGACCTGACCGGCACCCTCATCAAGGCGGACAAGCCGGTGGCGGTGTTTGCGGGGCATCATTGCGCCAATGTGCCCTCCGACCAGGTCTGGTTCTGCGATTATGTGGTGGAGCAGTTGCTGCCCGTGAATAACTGGGGCGACACCTTTTACGTGGCCCCGCTGGCCACCCGCAGCAACGGCGATATCCTGCGCATCCTGGCCGCGCAGGACGGCACCGAGGTCTATGTCAACGGCCTGCTCGCGGCCAACTTGAACCGCGGCCAGTTCCACCAGCGCCTGCTGACCGTGCCTTCCGAAATTACCAGCAGCAAGCCCGTGCTGTTGGCCCAATATGCCACCAGCTCGGATTTCGACGGCAACCCGCAGGCGGACCCCTTCATGGTGCAGGTACAGGCCACCCGGCATTACTCCAGCGCGTACATCTTCGTCACGCCCACCAACGATTTTCCGGTGAATTACGTCCAGATTATGATTTACGCCTACGGCACGAATTCCGTGCTGTTGGACGGCGTCTTGGTCAACCCGTCCCTGTTCCAGCCCATTGGCTCCACCTTCATGGCCGTGGCCAATGTGCCGGTGACGCCCGGCCGGCACATCATCGGGGCGGAAATCAGTTTTGGCATCACCGTTTATGGCTGGGGCACGTATGATTCCTACGGGCATCCCGGCTGTTACTACCTGGGCGATGTCATGGAGCCGGAAGTCACGCCGCCCTTCACCACCTTTACTGCCAACGTGGCGCAAAATCCCAATGCCCCGGGCATGGCCGCCGTGCCGAACATCGCGGGACAGACGACCGCCAGGGACAACTGCGGACAGGAAAATCCCATGCCCGAGCAGTCCATTCCGGCCGGCACGCTGCTGGGGCCTGGCCTGTACACCGTCAATGTGGCGGTGGCCGATTACCATGGCAACGTGGGCATGGTGCCGGTGAATGTGAAGATTATTGACCCATCGCCGGTGAACATCCAATGCCCGCCCAACCTGACCGTGCCCTGCCAAAATGGACAGGGGGCGGTGGTGCACTTCAATGTGACGGCCTCCACCACTTATGAAACCAATGTGGCCGTGGTGTCCACGCCGCCCTCTGGCAGCTTCTTCCCGGTGGGTACCACCGTGGTGACCAATGTGGCCACCAGCCTGGCCGGCAACACCGCCACCTGCACCTTCACCGTCACGGTGACGTGTGAGCAAAAAGTCACGGCCGCGCTCAGCCGCACGGGCATTTACCTGAACTGGGGGCGGATGGGTTCGCTGGAGTACTCGGCGAATCCCACCGGCCCGTGGTTCACCGTGGCGCCCAACACCAATCAATTTCTGGCGCCTACCACCGGCCCGCGCGGCTTTTATCGCGTCCGCTACACGGAACCTTGA
- a CDS encoding glycoside hydrolase family 127 protein, whose translation MKNRAFLPFCRPAMHLALTALLSLAGTGLRAAEVNLALVATPSTSYVSPHETITALNDGFTPAHSDDKRHGAYGNWPRTGTQWVQYDWSQPIATRRIEVYWFDDRRGVRLPRACRLLYWNGTEFVPVPEAAGLGLEAGKFNVTTFPEIKTTRLRLEMEGQEKFSTGLLEWRVLDSGNSPNFPPRVTAGPDRVVVQPGRTYLEGVARDDGKVVPSPTVRWMKASGPGRVIFEKDTQAATTARFSAPGEYVLRFTAHDGAAESRDTLRVWAEPPPPAQALEWLPPQPYQITSPFWRPRLKALTLNWLPHCIAKIEDPATREGGLENFVQAANKLAGKPGARHIGPVFANAWVYNTLESICLALMVDPGNDADWRAGQERLRQTLEKWIPLILAAQEPDGYLHTQYTIENRKRWSNKHDHEGYLAGYFIGAALAHHRLTEGRDTRLYDAAKKLADCWVRHIGPPPKRPWYEGHQELEQTLARFAWYVDHVEGPGKGRPYFELARYLLDARDGGEEYDQSHVPVIRQYEAVGHAVRASYSYSAMADVAIATHDPDYLSAVQSLWHNLVHCKYYVTGGIGSGETSEGFGKNYSLPNASYCESCAGCGMVFFQHKMQRLWHQGRYADVMEDTLYNAVLGSVDLEAQNFTYTNPLDSSAARYKWHGCPCCVGNIPRTLFLLPTWMYTLGRDAVYVNLYAGSVVTLPHVAGAPLRLEQTTDYPWQGQVTLTVQPAARRTFAVHLRVPNRQTSLLYTNTPPCAEVLRVAVNGKPVKATVRDGYVSLRRAWQPGDRVELELPLPVQRIKADDRIVANRGRVALRRGPLIYNVESVDQNLESALAPATPLNAEWRPDLLGGVVVIKGTWANGAPLLAIPNYARLNRGGRSMVWMREP comes from the coding sequence ATGAAAAATCGCGCCTTCCTGCCCTTCTGCCGTCCCGCCATGCATCTGGCCCTCACCGCGTTGCTCTCCCTGGCAGGCACCGGCCTGCGCGCCGCCGAAGTCAATCTGGCCCTGGTGGCCACGCCCTCCACTTCGTATGTATCACCTCACGAAACCATCACGGCGTTGAACGACGGCTTTACGCCTGCCCATTCGGATGACAAACGCCACGGCGCCTACGGCAACTGGCCGCGGACGGGCACGCAATGGGTCCAGTACGACTGGAGCCAGCCCATTGCCACCCGCCGCATCGAGGTTTATTGGTTTGATGACCGCCGCGGCGTGCGCCTGCCGCGTGCGTGCCGGCTGCTGTATTGGAATGGCACGGAGTTCGTGCCTGTGCCGGAGGCTGCCGGTTTGGGCCTCGAAGCCGGCAAGTTTAATGTCACCACCTTCCCGGAAATCAAAACCACCCGCCTGCGCCTCGAAATGGAGGGCCAGGAAAAATTCTCCACCGGCCTGCTGGAGTGGCGGGTGCTTGACTCCGGCAATTCGCCCAATTTCCCTCCCCGCGTCACTGCCGGGCCGGACCGGGTGGTGGTCCAGCCGGGGCGGACGTACCTGGAAGGCGTGGCTCGCGACGACGGCAAAGTTGTGCCCTCGCCCACCGTGCGCTGGATGAAAGCCAGCGGGCCGGGCCGCGTCATCTTTGAAAAAGACACCCAGGCCGCCACCACGGCGCGTTTTTCCGCACCTGGGGAATATGTGCTCCGGTTCACCGCGCATGACGGCGCAGCCGAGAGCAGGGACACCTTGCGCGTCTGGGCCGAGCCGCCTCCGCCTGCCCAGGCCCTCGAGTGGCTCCCGCCCCAACCCTACCAGATTACCAGCCCCTTCTGGCGGCCCCGGCTCAAGGCTCTGACCCTGAACTGGCTCCCGCACTGCATCGCCAAAATCGAGGACCCCGCCACCCGCGAAGGCGGGCTGGAAAACTTCGTGCAGGCCGCCAACAAACTGGCCGGCAAACCGGGAGCGCGGCACATCGGCCCGGTGTTTGCCAATGCGTGGGTCTATAACACCCTGGAGTCCATCTGCCTGGCCTTGATGGTGGACCCGGGCAACGATGCCGACTGGCGCGCCGGCCAGGAGCGCCTGCGCCAGACCCTGGAAAAATGGATTCCCCTCATCCTCGCCGCCCAGGAGCCGGATGGTTATCTGCACACGCAATACACCATTGAAAACCGCAAACGCTGGTCCAACAAACACGACCACGAAGGCTACCTGGCCGGCTATTTCATCGGCGCCGCCCTGGCCCATCACCGCCTCACCGAGGGCAGGGACACTCGCCTGTACGACGCCGCTAAAAAACTGGCCGACTGCTGGGTCCGCCACATCGGCCCGCCGCCCAAACGCCCCTGGTACGAAGGCCATCAGGAACTGGAACAAACCCTGGCGCGCTTCGCCTGGTACGTGGACCACGTGGAAGGCCCAGGCAAAGGCCGCCCGTATTTTGAACTGGCCAGGTACCTCCTGGATGCCCGCGACGGCGGCGAGGAATATGACCAAAGCCATGTGCCTGTCATCCGCCAATATGAGGCGGTGGGCCACGCCGTGCGCGCCTCCTATTCCTACTCCGCCATGGCCGATGTGGCCATCGCCACGCACGACCCCGATTACCTCAGCGCCGTGCAATCCCTGTGGCACAACCTGGTGCATTGCAAATACTACGTCACCGGCGGCATCGGCAGCGGCGAAACCAGCGAGGGATTCGGCAAGAATTACTCCCTGCCCAACGCCTCCTATTGCGAATCCTGCGCCGGCTGCGGCATGGTGTTTTTCCAACACAAAATGCAGCGCCTCTGGCACCAGGGGCGCTATGCGGATGTGATGGAGGACACGCTCTATAACGCCGTCCTGGGCAGCGTGGATTTGGAGGCGCAAAACTTCACCTACACCAACCCCCTGGATTCCTCCGCCGCCCGCTATAAATGGCATGGCTGCCCCTGCTGCGTGGGCAACATCCCGCGCACCCTCTTCCTGCTGCCCACCTGGATGTACACCCTGGGGCGGGACGCCGTCTACGTGAACCTTTACGCCGGCAGTGTGGTCACGCTGCCCCACGTGGCCGGCGCTCCGCTGCGCCTGGAACAAACCACCGATTACCCCTGGCAGGGCCAGGTAACCCTGACCGTGCAGCCGGCGGCGCGCCGCACCTTTGCCGTGCATCTGCGCGTGCCCAACCGGCAAACCAGCCTGCTCTACACCAACACCCCGCCCTGCGCAGAAGTCCTCCGCGTGGCCGTCAACGGCAAGCCGGTGAAGGCCACCGTGCGCGATGGCTACGTCTCGCTCCGGCGCGCGTGGCAGCCCGGCGACCGCGTCGAGTTGGAGTTGCCCCTCCCCGTGCAGCGCATCAAGGCCGATGACCGCATTGTCGCCAACCGCGGCCGCGTGGCCTTGCGCCGCGGGCCACTGATTTACAACGTGGAAAGCGTGGACCAAAACCTCGAATCGGCACTGGCCCCGGCCACGCCCTTGAATGCGGAATGGCGACCAGATTTGCTGGGTGGCGTGGTGGTAATCAAAGGCACCTGGGCCAATGGCGCGCCCCTGCTGGCCATCCCCAATTACGCCCGCCTCAACCGCGGCGGCCGCTCCATGGTCTGGATGCGCGAGCCCTAA
- a CDS encoding TatD family hydrolase — MRYIEPHAHMVSRTTDDYRAMVAAGCAAVTEPAFWAGFDRSSVDAFYDYFCQLTDYEPRRAARYGLPHYCWLCVNPKEAEDAGFAREVLKIIPEFLPRPNVLGIGEIGLNKNSRNELAILEEHIELAVRHDLLILVHTPHLEDKLKGTRLTLDVLRAHPKVQPGRVIIDHVEEHTIRMVLEAGFWAGITLYPDSKVSPARAVDMLERYGPERLWLNSACDWGHSIPLNVPYTAMEMRRRGFTAAQVDRIIFQNPCQFLRQSPRFQAPEVPG, encoded by the coding sequence ATGCGCTACATTGAGCCTCATGCCCACATGGTCAGCCGCACCACGGACGATTACCGCGCCATGGTGGCGGCCGGCTGCGCCGCCGTGACGGAGCCGGCTTTCTGGGCCGGATTTGACCGCAGCTCGGTGGACGCCTTTTATGACTATTTTTGCCAGTTGACGGATTACGAGCCGCGGCGGGCGGCGCGTTATGGGCTGCCGCATTATTGCTGGTTGTGCGTCAACCCCAAGGAGGCGGAAGACGCCGGATTTGCGCGGGAGGTGCTCAAGATTATTCCGGAATTCCTGCCGCGTCCCAACGTGCTGGGCATTGGGGAAATTGGCCTCAATAAGAACAGCCGCAACGAGCTGGCAATTCTGGAGGAGCACATTGAGCTGGCGGTGCGGCATGATTTGCTCATCCTGGTGCACACGCCGCATTTGGAGGACAAGCTCAAGGGCACGCGGCTGACGCTGGACGTGCTGCGGGCGCATCCGAAGGTGCAGCCGGGGCGGGTCATCATTGACCATGTGGAAGAGCATACCATTCGCATGGTGTTGGAGGCGGGATTCTGGGCGGGCATCACGTTGTACCCCGACTCCAAGGTCAGCCCCGCGCGGGCGGTGGACATGCTGGAGCGGTACGGGCCGGAGCGGTTGTGGCTGAATAGCGCCTGTGATTGGGGCCACAGCATCCCGCTCAACGTGCCTTACACCGCCATGGAAATGCGGCGGCGCGGTTTCACCGCCGCGCAGGTGGACCGCATCATCTTCCAAAATCCCTGCCAGTTCCTGCGGCAAAGCCCGCGTTTTCAGGCGCCGGAAGTGCCGGGCTGA
- the eboE gene encoding metabolite traffic protein EboE, translating into MQLRYGLHLAYCTNVHRGERWGEILAALEQHVLAVRAVVCPQAPFAIGLRLGAQAAAELGDPATLLEFNRWLDRHQCYVFTINGFPYGPFHGTPVKEQVYQPDWTTPERLEYTVQLLEILAQLLPPGMEGSVSTVPVSFKPALRTPEQEAQARRQLWACVDQAHRICRRYGRNLHVGLEPEPMCALETTRETVEFFARLRADRPGDTRLEELLGVNYDCCHLAIQFEDPRESLEALRRHGIRLSKIHLSNALKVIPTPAARAALRAFVEPVYLHQVVAADRWAQLTRYLDLPEALAAAEAWPAEQPLPEWRIHFHVPLHQPPDALFGNTSDHVMGVLDYLSRRPNLCAHLEMETYTWEVMPPAMRQRRVEDQIVSEYRWTLAELQRRQLA; encoded by the coding sequence ATGCAATTGCGATACGGACTGCATCTGGCCTATTGCACCAATGTGCATCGCGGCGAGCGCTGGGGTGAAATTCTGGCCGCGCTGGAGCAACACGTGCTGGCCGTGCGCGCCGTGGTGTGCCCGCAGGCGCCGTTTGCCATTGGGTTGCGGCTGGGGGCGCAGGCGGCCGCCGAGCTGGGCGACCCGGCCACGCTGCTGGAGTTCAACCGCTGGCTCGACCGCCATCAATGTTACGTTTTCACCATCAACGGTTTTCCCTATGGCCCGTTCCACGGCACACCGGTCAAGGAGCAGGTGTATCAGCCGGACTGGACCACGCCGGAGCGGCTGGAGTACACGGTGCAACTGCTGGAAATCCTGGCGCAACTCCTGCCGCCGGGCATGGAGGGCAGCGTCAGCACCGTGCCGGTCTCCTTCAAACCGGCGCTGCGGACGCCCGAGCAGGAGGCGCAGGCGCGCCGCCAGCTTTGGGCGTGTGTGGACCAGGCGCACCGCATTTGCCGCCGCTACGGGCGCAATCTGCACGTGGGGCTGGAGCCGGAGCCGATGTGCGCGCTCGAGACCACGCGCGAGACGGTGGAGTTTTTTGCGCGGCTGCGCGCCGACCGGCCCGGCGACACGCGGCTGGAGGAGCTGCTGGGCGTGAACTATGACTGCTGCCATCTGGCCATCCAATTCGAGGACCCGCGGGAGTCTTTGGAGGCATTGCGCCGGCATGGCATCCGCCTCAGCAAGATTCACCTGAGCAACGCCCTCAAAGTCATCCCCACCCCGGCGGCGCGGGCGGCGTTGAGGGCCTTTGTGGAGCCGGTTTATTTGCATCAGGTGGTGGCCGCCGACCGCTGGGCGCAGCTCACACGTTACCTGGATTTGCCGGAGGCGCTGGCCGCGGCGGAGGCGTGGCCGGCGGAGCAGCCGCTGCCCGAATGGCGCATCCATTTTCACGTTCCGTTGCATCAGCCGCCCGATGCCCTGTTTGGCAACACCAGCGACCACGTGATGGGCGTGCTGGATTATTTGTCCCGGCGGCCCAATCTGTGCGCGCATTTGGAAATGGAAACCTACACCTGGGAGGTGATGCCGCCGGCCATGCGCCAGCGGCGGGTGGAGGACCAAATTGTATCCGAATACCGCTGGACGCTGGCGGAGCTGCAGCGGCGGCAACTGGCATGA
- a CDS encoding tRNA-dihydrouridine synthase family protein, producing the protein MFEAATIGGQTLTPARVCAPMALYTHSAFRRLLADLGGCGAVWTEMLAARRLLSEDFQTSPWLRRRPHEGLVVYQLMARPGDPLERVLARMAEQGVQAVDLNLACDAHNIRAMASGSALWDDWEGMRRVVTQMRAAWHGWFSVKIRLGHRREGWQEAFRERMKFLEEAGVDAVVLHARFFEDKYRRPAQWQWIPWAAALTRLPLIANGDLQSAEQVQELREWLAPARAIMLGRMAVVCPWVFAHWGVARPVDYAAVWNRYCDYVEEDFPPRLALRRIQAFARYYELHFFYGHQFHTTLGRLTTVAEARAWAGEFFARGPALNRTLLLGGLR; encoded by the coding sequence ATGTTTGAAGCAGCCACGATTGGCGGCCAGACGCTGACCCCGGCGCGGGTGTGCGCGCCCATGGCGCTTTATACCCACAGCGCCTTTCGCCGCCTGCTGGCCGATTTGGGCGGTTGTGGCGCGGTGTGGACGGAGATGCTGGCGGCGCGGCGGCTGTTGTCGGAAGATTTCCAGACTTCCCCGTGGCTGCGGCGGCGGCCGCACGAGGGACTGGTGGTGTATCAACTCATGGCCCGCCCCGGCGACCCGCTGGAGCGGGTTTTGGCGCGCATGGCCGAGCAGGGGGTGCAGGCGGTGGATTTGAACCTGGCCTGCGACGCCCACAACATCCGGGCCATGGCCTCCGGCAGCGCGCTGTGGGATGACTGGGAGGGCATGCGCCGGGTGGTCACCCAAATGCGCGCCGCCTGGCACGGGTGGTTTTCGGTGAAAATCCGGCTGGGGCATCGGCGCGAAGGCTGGCAGGAGGCTTTTCGCGAGCGGATGAAATTTCTGGAGGAGGCCGGCGTGGACGCCGTGGTGTTGCACGCGAGATTTTTCGAGGACAAATACCGGCGGCCCGCCCAGTGGCAATGGATTCCGTGGGCCGCGGCGCTGACGCGATTGCCGCTCATCGCCAACGGCGATTTGCAGAGCGCGGAACAGGTGCAGGAGCTGCGCGAATGGCTGGCCCCTGCCCGCGCCATCATGCTGGGGCGCATGGCCGTGGTGTGCCCGTGGGTCTTTGCGCATTGGGGGGTGGCGCGGCCAGTGGATTACGCCGCCGTGTGGAATCGGTACTGCGATTATGTGGAGGAGGACTTTCCGCCGCGACTGGCCCTGCGGCGCATTCAGGCTTTTGCGCGGTATTACGAGCTGCACTTTTTCTACGGGCACCAGTTTCACACCACGCTCGGCCGCCTGACCACCGTGGCCGAGGCCCGCGCCTGGGCCGGCGAATTCTTTGCCCGCGGCCCGGCGTTGAACCGGACCCTGCTGCTGGGCGGACTGCGCTGA
- a CDS encoding YlbF family regulator, with product MSLTQPDGAVMTKVRELCSTLAADPAFHQIRDRIGAFMSDEQAQMQYEDVAALSQALQHKQRQGIRLTEEEIADFEARRDQLLGNPVAKGYLDAQEEMHAIRQSVATYVMKTFELGRLPEEDDFHNCGHGCSCG from the coding sequence ATGAGCCTGACCCAACCTGACGGCGCGGTAATGACCAAAGTGCGTGAGCTGTGCTCCACGCTGGCGGCTGATCCCGCGTTTCACCAAATCCGAGACCGCATTGGCGCTTTCATGAGCGATGAACAGGCGCAAATGCAATATGAAGACGTGGCGGCCCTGAGCCAGGCGCTTCAACACAAACAACGCCAGGGCATCCGCCTGACAGAAGAGGAAATTGCGGACTTTGAAGCCCGCCGCGACCAGTTGCTGGGCAATCCCGTCGCCAAAGGTTACCTCGATGCGCAGGAGGAAATGCACGCCATCCGGCAGTCGGTGGCCACGTATGTGATGAAAACGTTTGAACTGGGCCGCCTGCCCGAGGAAGACGATTTTCATAACTGCGGCCACGGCTGCAGTTGCGGTTAA
- the ubiE gene encoding bifunctional demethylmenaquinone methyltransferase/2-methoxy-6-polyprenyl-1,4-benzoquinol methylase UbiE: MSRSYYQPGAQRAAQVEDLFAGIAPRYDLLNDLQSFGLHRWWKRRLVALAAVPPGGRALDLCCGTGDVALAFARRGIPAVGLDFSQPMLEVARQRTRRLARPGRTLPVEWWQGDALHLPFPDGHFDAVTISYGLRNLADIPRGLAEMYRVTRPGGRLLVLDFGKPQHPWWRAVYFFYLGKVVPLLGACFCRNAPAYAYILESLQHYPAQAGVTAALRELGCTEIALHNILGGAMSIHCAVKPAQGSN; the protein is encoded by the coding sequence ATGTCCCGCTCCTACTACCAACCCGGCGCCCAGCGCGCGGCGCAGGTGGAGGATTTGTTTGCCGGCATTGCGCCGCGCTACGATCTTCTGAATGACCTCCAGAGCTTTGGCCTCCACCGCTGGTGGAAGCGCCGGCTGGTGGCTTTGGCCGCGGTGCCCCCTGGCGGCAGGGCGCTGGACTTGTGCTGCGGCACGGGGGACGTGGCCCTGGCCTTTGCCCGGCGGGGCATCCCGGCGGTGGGGCTGGACTTCAGCCAGCCCATGCTCGAAGTGGCCCGCCAGCGCACCCGGCGCCTGGCTCGTCCCGGCCGCACGCTGCCGGTGGAATGGTGGCAGGGAGACGCCTTGCATTTGCCTTTTCCCGACGGCCATTTCGACGCCGTGACCATCAGTTACGGCCTGCGCAACCTGGCGGATATCCCCCGTGGTCTGGCCGAGATGTACCGCGTCACCCGCCCCGGCGGGCGGTTGCTGGTGCTGGACTTTGGCAAACCGCAGCATCCTTGGTGGCGGGCGGTGTATTTTTTCTACCTGGGCAAGGTCGTGCCGTTGCTGGGAGCCTGCTTCTGCCGCAATGCGCCCGCCTATGCCTATATCCTGGAAAGCCTGCAACATTATCCCGCCCAGGCAGGCGTGACGGCCGCCCTGCGGGAGTTGGGCTGTACGGAAATCGCGTTGCACAACATCCTCGGGGGCGCCATGAGCATTCATTGCGCCGTGAAACCGGCTCAAGGAAGTAACTAA